In Arsenicicoccus dermatophilus, a genomic segment contains:
- a CDS encoding peptide MFS transporter, translating into MTSTKEPPAPAPNRWRPASVRTGPSADDIGLMGQPRGLPWMLQVEMWERFSWFGMRAILLYFITDTFAHGGLGLDKNTGQVVLATYQAAVCFLTIPGGIFADRIAGPWRSTLYGGMVIMAGHVLLAVPTVATSWTGLFLIAFGTGFIKPNLSTIVGGLYDEHDPRREAGFQLFYMSINFGSLFSPLVTGYLKDHYGYHVGFIAAAVGMAFGLAAFAYGRGRLSQFAYDVPNPLGPGEGRRLLLGAAGFVVLVVLLTLAYQPIFGGLAEAIAYVVFTVATLASISYFLMMFRSSQVTAHEREHLWAFLPLWLGNVLFTIIFEQASGKMATFAKDNTDGSLGIGSLALSPEAYQSINPAAVLIMAPVLGWFFMRRAGRFPSTAMKFAMAVAIIGFSALMMGYGFQQWPGGQRLSPFWYLGLVFIVQTVAELFMNPVGLAATTSLAPRQFASQAMTLWLLAAATGQGCAAVIIDQTRELGDATYYYGLGAVTMVMAVLLALIAPWTQSKMSDVGRGATTR; encoded by the coding sequence GTGACCAGCACCAAGGAGCCACCTGCCCCCGCGCCGAACCGCTGGCGGCCTGCCAGCGTGCGGACCGGGCCATCGGCCGACGACATCGGCCTGATGGGCCAGCCCCGAGGTCTGCCCTGGATGCTCCAGGTGGAGATGTGGGAGCGGTTCAGCTGGTTCGGGATGAGGGCGATCCTGCTCTACTTCATCACCGACACCTTCGCCCACGGCGGGCTGGGCCTGGACAAGAACACCGGTCAGGTGGTGCTGGCGACCTACCAGGCCGCCGTGTGCTTCCTGACCATCCCCGGCGGCATCTTCGCCGACCGCATCGCCGGCCCCTGGCGGTCGACGCTCTACGGCGGGATGGTGATCATGGCCGGCCACGTGCTGCTGGCGGTTCCGACCGTCGCGACGTCGTGGACCGGCCTGTTCCTGATCGCCTTCGGCACGGGCTTCATCAAGCCCAACCTGTCCACGATCGTGGGTGGGCTCTACGACGAGCACGACCCGCGCCGGGAGGCCGGCTTCCAGCTGTTCTACATGTCGATCAACTTCGGGTCGCTGTTCTCCCCGCTGGTGACCGGCTACCTCAAGGACCACTACGGCTACCACGTCGGCTTCATCGCCGCCGCGGTCGGGATGGCCTTCGGGCTCGCGGCCTTCGCGTACGGCCGCGGGCGGCTGTCCCAGTTCGCCTACGACGTCCCCAACCCGCTCGGCCCCGGCGAGGGGCGGCGGCTGCTCCTGGGGGCGGCCGGCTTCGTGGTGCTGGTGGTGCTGCTGACCCTGGCCTACCAGCCGATCTTCGGCGGTCTGGCCGAGGCCATCGCGTATGTCGTCTTCACCGTCGCCACCCTGGCGTCCATCAGCTACTTCCTGATGATGTTCCGCAGCAGCCAGGTCACCGCCCACGAGCGCGAGCACCTGTGGGCCTTCCTGCCGCTGTGGCTCGGCAACGTGCTGTTCACGATCATCTTCGAGCAGGCCTCGGGCAAGATGGCGACCTTCGCCAAGGACAACACCGACGGCTCGCTCGGCATCGGCTCCCTGGCTCTCAGCCCGGAGGCCTACCAGTCGATCAACCCCGCCGCGGTGCTGATCATGGCGCCGGTGCTGGGGTGGTTCTTCATGCGTCGCGCCGGGCGCTTCCCGAGCACGGCGATGAAGTTCGCGATGGCGGTCGCCATCATCGGCTTCTCCGCGCTGATGATGGGGTACGGCTTCCAGCAGTGGCCGGGCGGGCAGCGCCTGTCACCGTTCTGGTACCTGGGCCTGGTGTTCATCGTGCAGACCGTGGCCGAGCTGTTCATGAACCCTGTGGGCCTCGCGGCCACGACCTCGTTGGCACCCCGGCAGTTCGCGTCGCAGGCCATGACCCTGTGGCTGCTGGCGGCCGCGACGGGTCAGGGCTGCGCCGCGGTGATCATCGACCAGACCCGCGAGCTGGGCGACGCCACCTACTACTACGGTCTCGGTGCCGTGACCATGGTGATGGCGGTCCTGCTCGCCCTGATCGCGCCGTGGACCCAGTCGAAGATGTCCGACGTGGGCCGGGGAGCCACCACCCGCTGA
- a CDS encoding endonuclease/exonuclease/phosphatase family protein has product MLCPGRGRLHLIGPLLGAVALVGEHLDLAGPLPIVQPVLPLVGLVGVAWALIALMHRRWVSALVCLALAAALVQPLLPHARQRPEQPGDLRVLALNTELGSADAAQVVAAVRRTGPDALVLTEATPALWQRLRGAGLGALLPHASGQVEPGSRGTLVATRAPHDCVEGVAVCGQVTRSPGSGSGPAQAPTVRLAGGVVLTGVHPFAPLPGTTGRWRSELGALVGWADRHTGPWVMAGDLNAGRVHPVFRRLTRDTTVLPDDHHLWLRTWPHEGRPYPPFVALDHVIARDLEPVASGTVAIPGTDHLAVWAVLRRAR; this is encoded by the coding sequence GTGCTCTGCCCCGGACGTGGACGCCTGCACCTGATCGGGCCGCTGCTCGGGGCGGTCGCCCTCGTCGGTGAGCACCTCGACCTGGCCGGGCCGCTGCCGATCGTGCAGCCCGTGCTGCCGCTGGTCGGCCTCGTCGGGGTGGCGTGGGCGCTGATCGCCCTGATGCATCGTCGGTGGGTCTCGGCGCTGGTCTGCCTCGCGCTCGCCGCCGCCCTCGTCCAGCCGCTGCTGCCGCACGCGCGGCAGCGCCCCGAGCAGCCCGGCGACCTGCGGGTCCTGGCGCTCAACACCGAGCTGGGCTCCGCCGACGCGGCCCAGGTGGTCGCGGCCGTCCGCCGGACCGGCCCCGACGCGCTCGTGCTCACCGAGGCCACCCCCGCCCTGTGGCAGCGGCTACGCGGGGCCGGCCTCGGGGCGCTGCTCCCCCACGCCTCCGGCCAGGTCGAGCCCGGCAGCCGAGGAACCCTGGTCGCGACCCGGGCGCCGCACGACTGCGTCGAGGGGGTCGCCGTCTGCGGCCAGGTCACCCGCTCGCCGGGGTCTGGCTCGGGCCCGGCGCAGGCGCCGACCGTGCGGCTGGCGGGCGGCGTCGTGCTCACGGGCGTGCACCCCTTCGCCCCGCTGCCGGGGACCACCGGGCGGTGGCGCTCCGAGCTCGGCGCGCTCGTGGGCTGGGCCGACCGGCATACCGGACCATGGGTGATGGCGGGCGACCTCAACGCCGGGCGGGTGCACCCGGTCTTCCGACGGCTGACGCGCGACACCACCGTCCTGCCGGACGACCATCACCTGTGGCTGCGCACGTGGCCGCACGAGGGCCGGCCCTACCCGCCCTTCGTGGCGCTGGACCACGTGATCGCCCGCGACCTCGAGCCGGTGGCGTCGGGCACCGTGGCGATCCCGGGCACCGACCACCTCGCGGTGTGGGCGGTCCTGCGGCGGGCCCGCTGA
- a CDS encoding YeiH family protein — MNADSPAQPRSGLLSRTAPGLLLAACAVAVAMVVNHRVATASPLLIAILLGAALANLVTLPASTAPGLQVASKKLLRLGIVLLGLQVMLHDIAGLGLGMIAVVVAVVVGGILATLAIGRALGIGPGLRLLVACGFSICGAAAVAAVDGVVDAEEEDVATAIALVVLCGTLMIPLVPLLVTLTGLDHHTAGLFAGASIHEVAQVVAAGGAIGGGALTVAVIVKLARVLMLAPVMATISWQRRRALAGQEVTGTLPPLVPAFVLGFLAMVLVRSFLPIPADVLGGAKLLQTILLTAAMFALGCGVRLRTIARVGAAPFYLAAASTLCVALIALGGVLLVR, encoded by the coding sequence GTGAACGCCGACTCACCCGCTCAGCCCCGGTCCGGCCTGCTCAGCCGTACGGCGCCCGGCCTCCTGCTCGCCGCCTGCGCGGTCGCGGTCGCCATGGTGGTCAACCACCGGGTGGCGACCGCCTCGCCGCTGCTGATCGCCATACTCCTCGGGGCGGCACTGGCCAACCTGGTCACCCTGCCCGCCTCGACCGCACCCGGGCTGCAGGTCGCCTCCAAGAAGCTGCTGCGCCTCGGCATCGTGCTGCTCGGGCTGCAGGTGATGCTCCACGACATCGCCGGCCTGGGGCTCGGGATGATCGCGGTGGTGGTCGCCGTGGTCGTGGGTGGCATCCTCGCGACGCTCGCGATCGGCCGGGCGCTGGGCATCGGGCCCGGGCTGCGCCTGCTGGTCGCGTGCGGCTTCTCGATCTGCGGGGCCGCCGCGGTCGCCGCCGTGGACGGGGTGGTCGACGCCGAGGAGGAGGACGTCGCCACCGCGATCGCGCTCGTCGTGCTGTGCGGCACCCTGATGATCCCGCTGGTGCCGCTGCTGGTCACGCTGACGGGACTCGACCACCACACGGCCGGGCTGTTCGCCGGGGCGTCGATCCACGAGGTGGCCCAGGTCGTAGCCGCGGGCGGCGCGATCGGTGGGGGCGCCCTCACCGTCGCCGTGATCGTCAAGCTGGCCCGCGTCCTGATGCTCGCCCCCGTCATGGCCACCATCTCCTGGCAGCGCCGCCGGGCGCTCGCCGGGCAGGAGGTCACCGGGACGCTCCCGCCGCTGGTGCCCGCCTTCGTGCTCGGCTTCCTCGCGATGGTGCTGGTGCGCTCGTTCCTGCCGATCCCGGCCGACGTGCTGGGCGGGGCCAAGCTGCTGCAGACGATCCTGCTGACGGCGGCGATGTTCGCGCTCGGGTGCGGCGTGCGGCTGCGGACGATCGCCAGGGTGGGTGCGGCGCCGTTCTACCTCGCCGCCGCGTCGACCCTGTGCGTCGCGCTCATCGCCCTGGGCGGCGTGCTGCTCGTCCGCTGA
- a CDS encoding GNAT family N-acetyltransferase produces the protein MHPHVSVTETTDAAAFLRAAATVIETQPVIHSVIATNALRLAGAPAPGDARFYLLHRHDRLVATAMHTPPHPPHLAFTDPECAVALADHAGATGRTLTGVGGLRDGALAFADRWCAERDLEARVQVDLGIYDLPVEPALPWPVDGSMRVADPQDRELVEGWMRDFRDEVSVDDARPEVDARQPLEDGRIGLWLAGDVPVAMCASSVPAGGVTRLSWVWTPPEHRGHGYASAVVARWSRREQERGHRCLLYTDLANPTSNAIYQALGYRRIGDSVTLRFEGPPSC, from the coding sequence ATGCACCCCCACGTGTCCGTGACCGAGACCACCGACGCCGCCGCCTTCCTGCGGGCAGCCGCCACCGTGATCGAGACGCAGCCGGTGATCCACTCGGTGATCGCCACCAACGCGCTGCGGCTCGCTGGCGCCCCCGCCCCGGGCGACGCGCGGTTCTACCTCCTGCACCGGCACGACCGTCTCGTGGCCACCGCGATGCACACCCCGCCCCACCCGCCGCACCTGGCCTTCACGGATCCCGAGTGCGCCGTCGCCCTGGCCGACCACGCGGGCGCGACAGGGCGGACCCTCACCGGGGTCGGCGGCCTGCGCGACGGCGCCCTGGCCTTCGCCGACCGCTGGTGCGCCGAGCGGGATCTCGAGGCACGGGTGCAGGTCGACCTCGGGATCTACGACCTGCCGGTGGAGCCCGCGCTCCCCTGGCCGGTCGACGGGTCGATGCGGGTCGCCGACCCGCAGGACCGCGAGCTCGTCGAGGGGTGGATGCGGGACTTCCGGGACGAGGTGTCGGTCGACGACGCCCGCCCCGAGGTCGACGCGCGACAGCCCCTCGAGGACGGCCGGATCGGGCTGTGGCTCGCGGGCGACGTGCCCGTGGCGATGTGCGCGTCCTCGGTGCCCGCGGGCGGGGTGACGCGCCTCTCCTGGGTGTGGACTCCGCCGGAGCACCGCGGCCACGGCTACGCGAGCGCGGTGGTCGCCCGCTGGTCGCGCCGCGAGCAGGAGCGCGGCCACCGGTGCCTGCTCTACACCGACCTCGCCAACCCGACGAGCAACGCGATCTACCAGGCGCTCGGCTACCGCCGGATCGGGGACAGCGTCACGCTGCGCTTCGAGGGGCCGCCGTCCTGCTGA
- a CDS encoding GNAT family N-acetyltransferase — MRSAAKGITVSRTAVADDFRQLSATRISAAPVIHSVIATTLAHALEAPHDYPQASWYWARRDGRVTALAMHTPPRPFHVATVDPHVSRALARRAMIDQLEIPLVGGLIPGALAFAETLAFERGSHIRVVRREGMHDLPGLPRMPSGVPGALRPATGTDLPMLQTWAAAYLDDTRTPAPARFPLEKWVERGGMQLWEVDGEPVSMAHASRPHGGVSRVSWVYTPPEHRGHGYAAATVAEVSLRQRRAGHRCLLYTDLDHPESSRLYHRIGFRKVGDSCVLRLEAVRATEPTPAAEPPRADATRLGGALGGTLGSIGGALRSTTQRRR; from the coding sequence ATGCGCAGCGCCGCCAAGGGAATCACCGTCTCCCGCACCGCTGTCGCCGACGACTTCCGGCAGCTGTCCGCGACGCGGATCTCCGCCGCCCCCGTCATCCACTCGGTCATCGCGACGACCCTCGCGCACGCCCTGGAGGCTCCGCACGACTACCCCCAGGCGTCGTGGTACTGGGCCAGGCGCGACGGGCGGGTCACGGCGCTGGCCATGCACACCCCGCCACGTCCCTTCCACGTCGCCACCGTCGACCCCCATGTCTCCCGAGCCCTGGCCCGGCGCGCGATGATCGACCAGCTGGAGATTCCCCTGGTGGGCGGGCTGATCCCGGGAGCATTGGCCTTCGCCGAGACGCTGGCCTTCGAGCGCGGCAGTCACATCCGGGTGGTGCGGCGCGAGGGCATGCACGACCTGCCCGGCCTTCCCCGTATGCCGAGCGGCGTGCCCGGTGCCCTGCGTCCCGCCACCGGCACGGACCTGCCGATGCTGCAGACCTGGGCGGCGGCATACCTCGACGACACCCGCACGCCGGCCCCGGCCCGCTTCCCGCTGGAGAAGTGGGTGGAGCGCGGGGGCATGCAGCTGTGGGAGGTCGACGGCGAGCCGGTCTCGATGGCCCACGCGTCCCGCCCGCACGGCGGGGTGTCGCGGGTGTCCTGGGTCTACACGCCGCCGGAGCACCGCGGCCACGGGTATGCCGCGGCGACCGTCGCGGAGGTGAGCCTGCGGCAGCGCCGCGCCGGCCACCGGTGCCTGCTCTACACCGACCTGGACCACCCGGAATCCTCACGGCTCTACCACCGCATCGGCTTCCGCAAGGTCGGCGACTCCTGCGTGCTGCGGCTGGAGGCCGTGCGCGCGACCGAGCCGACGCCCGCGGCCGAGCCACCCCGGGCCGACGCGACCCGCCTCGGCGGGGCGCTCGGCGGCACCCTGGGCTCGATCGGCGGGGCTCTGCGGTCCACGACCCAGCGGCGCCGCTAG
- a CDS encoding PadR family transcriptional regulator, with product MKDVDARWPQAWVRAVLEPALLTVLATGPAHGYALAEALADAGFGRLRGGSLYPVLARLEDAGDVTTTWQEGAGGPGRRTYAITAKGRARRAQELAELTALVHVLHHWESATGDPDPDAKEEP from the coding sequence ATGAAGGACGTCGATGCGAGGTGGCCCCAGGCCTGGGTCCGGGCAGTGCTCGAGCCGGCCCTCCTGACGGTCCTCGCCACCGGACCGGCGCACGGCTACGCCCTGGCCGAGGCGCTGGCCGATGCCGGCTTCGGGCGGTTGCGGGGAGGGTCGCTCTATCCGGTCCTCGCGCGCCTCGAGGACGCCGGCGACGTGACGACGACCTGGCAGGAGGGTGCGGGGGGTCCGGGACGACGGACCTATGCCATCACGGCCAAGGGGCGCGCCCGGCGAGCCCAGGAGCTGGCCGAGCTCACCGCCCTGGTCCACGTCCTGCACCACTGGGAGTCCGCGACGGGGGATCCGGACCCAGACGCGAAGGAAGAGCCATGA